One window of the Candidatus Kinetoplastibacterium desouzaii TCC079E genome contains the following:
- a CDS encoding LPS ABC transporter substrate-binding protein LptA yields the protein MIKKTLCRILFTVQISLICSYINLVLAINSIDINYQKNKIIIHANKASYNKRNNTYIFLENVSLSYNLTKILTNKLIVETDINNTQIYTAISETDDVRIYHTTNQNEEKLEGKCKKLEFNTHTNEIKLINNAEIKYKKPNNVNNIIKSEIITYNIGNDSYQTYNSKNEK from the coding sequence ATGATAAAAAAAACATTATGTAGAATATTATTTACAGTACAAATATCTCTAATATGCTCATATATAAACCTTGTTTTAGCTATAAATAGCATCGACATAAATTATCAAAAAAACAAAATAATAATACATGCAAATAAGGCTTCTTATAATAAAAGAAACAACACTTATATATTTCTAGAGAACGTGTCTTTAAGTTATAACCTTACTAAAATACTAACAAACAAATTAATTGTTGAAACTGATATAAACAACACTCAAATTTATACAGCAATTTCAGAAACTGATGATGTTAGAATTTATCATACAACAAATCAAAACGAAGAAAAATTAGAGGGCAAATGCAAAAAGCTCGAGTTCAATACTCATACTAATGAAATCAAACTAATAAACAATGCAGAAATTAAATATAAAAAACCAAACAATGTAAATAATATTATAAAGAGCGAAATTATAACCTACAATATTGGAAATGATTCTTATCAAACATACAATAGCAAAAACGAAAAATAA